The proteins below come from a single Dermacentor albipictus isolate Rhodes 1998 colony chromosome 7, USDA_Dalb.pri_finalv2, whole genome shotgun sequence genomic window:
- the LOC135920980 gene encoding uncharacterized protein isoform X3, translating to MRKTRLPGHDNGPQWSVCNANTRYPEQGLAKPDTLSCLLPSQRYCVRLQLRPLLQIFCKLQPWYEASSCKYWAGHDIHLCCRISGASLQHAIPFDTPTCRDVLPFVGKPEMPQSY from the exons ACACGCTTGCCTGGACATGACAATGGGCCGCAGTGGTCTGTTTGCAATGCCAATACAAG ATATCCTGAACAAGGACTTGCTAAGCCTGACACCCTTAGTTGTCTGTTGCCATCACAGCGTTATTGCGTACGATT ACAACTTCGACCACTGCTTCAGATTTTTTGCAAGCTCCAACCATGGTACGAGGCCTCTAGCTGTAAATATTGGGCTGGGCACGATATTCACCTTTGCTGTCGTATCAG TGGGGCCTCGTTGCAACATGCCATTCCATTTGATACGCCAACTTGTAGAGACGTTCTTCCTTTCGTTGGCAAACCTGAAATGCCTCAGTCCTACTGA
- the LOC135920980 gene encoding uncharacterized protein isoform X2: MRLFYEDRFFSQTRLPGHDNGPQWSVCNANTRYPEQGLAKPDTLSCLLPSQRYCVRLQLRPLLQIFCKLQPWYEASSCKYWAGHDIHLCCRISGASLQHAIPFDTPTCRDVLPFVGKPEMPQSY, from the exons ACACGCTTGCCTGGACATGACAATGGGCCGCAGTGGTCTGTTTGCAATGCCAATACAAG ATATCCTGAACAAGGACTTGCTAAGCCTGACACCCTTAGTTGTCTGTTGCCATCACAGCGTTATTGCGTACGATT ACAACTTCGACCACTGCTTCAGATTTTTTGCAAGCTCCAACCATGGTACGAGGCCTCTAGCTGTAAATATTGGGCTGGGCACGATATTCACCTTTGCTGTCGTATCAG TGGGGCCTCGTTGCAACATGCCATTCCATTTGATACGCCAACTTGTAGAGACGTTCTTCCTTTCGTTGGCAAACCTGAAATGCCTCAGTCCTACTGA